From the genome of Vanessa atalanta chromosome 30, ilVanAtal1.2, whole genome shotgun sequence, one region includes:
- the LOC125075348 gene encoding zinc finger protein 726-like yields MEQDVDTGYRTFCCTCLSSDRNVISINGLTQIYQVFRLIMYDYAGDRYGDSIIELDQLVCWECLALMKKIARFKRQVHNAQEHLRVLAMSHSQETMDHTYMSQSLSSLECVIKTDYDRVFVNYTNDIQENIIDDKEIRSDWPQHYIAISTAQNVKNESYDVAQALRDHITLGIDNQVMGVPEIVLENPVTGVMSHIVVGTDGLVTSDTFTAQAVKGELPELIIDPTTTADTVIISQKPKLSKLSAHKDLKSGYITEYMSEADMLAIREELKQKVQYTSTAYKCELCIIGFYTQQQVEDHFIAMHREKPGHATCKVCYVYVQESKLDEHTHSHYLRYVCKLCNKTETSVKLITLHVRAHMVKPTPNAVIQIGDDFEGKVRKKKKDPEKIKDEGKAPPTPGDLRKLLSKTTIVGYKCLECDMFFKNSRARKNHVARFHREGLQCDHCKKRFVNRTTLTTHLRLHEGPLPREECPICHKMVRTIQIKYHIQRHQNTSRYECKDCSKVFSHLATYQAHLKYSRPHASDQIFKFPCPMCNKGYPTKQAMQDHFNYQHLGKTSHKCPVCDKPIASHKNVERHMMRVHGEKKVKPRNHVCQQCGKGFTDRKALTQHEVIHSGDRPLSCDICQQTFKQKASLYTHRKRVHKVFPAKRVVEFMDNKSDV; encoded by the exons atggagCAAGATGTTGACACTGGTTATAGAACTTTTTGCTGTACCTGCTTAAGTTCCGATAGAAATGTTATTTCCATAAATGGACTTACGCAAATCTATCAAGTTTTCAGATTAATAATGTATGATTACGCGGGTGACCGG TATGGTGATTCAATAATAGAATTGGACCAGCTGGTCTGTTGGGAGTGTCTCGCCCTCATGAAGAAGATAGCACGGTTTAAAAGACAAGTTCACAATGCTCAAGAGCATTTACGAGTTCTGGCTATGAGCCACTCTCAagag ACAATGGACCACACGTACATGTCTCAATCATTATCATCTCTCGAATGTGTTATAAAGACGGATTACGACAGAGTATTTGTCAATTATACTAATGAcatacaagaaaatataatagatgATAAGGAAATACGTTCCGATTGGCCACAGCACTACATAGCGATCAGCACCGCACAAAATGTCAAGAATGAAAGCTATGACGTTGCTCAGGCTCTACGAGATCATATAACATTGGGTATAGACAATCAAGTTATGGgag TTCCAGAAATAGTATTAGAAAACCCTGTAACGGGTGTGATGTCTCACATAGTGGTCGGCACGGATGGTTTGGTCACGAGTGATACGTTCACGGCTCAAGCCGTTAAGGGTGAATTACCGGAGCTTATCATAGA CCCGACCACAACAGCGGACACAGTCATAATAAGCCAGAAACCGAAGCTGTCAAAATTGAGTGCACACAAGGATCTGAAGTCGGGTTACATAACCGAGTATATGTCGGAGGCAGACATGCTAGCTATAAg AGAAGAATTAAAGCAGAAGGTTCAGTACACAAGCACAGCGTACAAGTGTGAACTCTGTATCATAGGATTTTACACGCAGCAACAGGTGGAGGATCATTTCATAGCAATGCACAGAGag AAACCGGGTCACGCAACGTGCAAAGTGTGCTACGTGTACGTACAGGAATCGAAGTTGGACGAACACACGCACAGCCATTATTTGAGATACGTGTGCAAGCTGTGCAACAAGACGGAGACTAGTGTTAAACTCATAACGCTCCACGTCCGGGCGCACATGGTTAAACCGACGCCGAATGCTGTCATACAGATCGGTGACGACTTCGAAGGGAAG gTACGTAAGAAAAAGAAGGACCCCGAGAAGATAAAGGATGAAGGCAAAGCGCCCCCCACTCCGGGAGATCTCAGGAAGCTCCTGTCGAAGACCACCATAGTTGGTTACAAATGCTTGGAGTGTGATATGTTTTTTAA AAATTCCCGTGCTCGAAAGAACCACGTGGCTCGTTTCCACAGAGAGGGCTTGCAGTGTGACCATTGTAAGAAGCGATTCGTCAACAGGACTACCCTCACGACGCACTTGAG GTTACACGAGGGTCCGCTGCCCAGAGAGGAATGTCCGATCTGCCACAAGATGGTCCGGACGATACAGATAAAGTATCACATACAGAGGCATCAGAACACGAGCCGCTACGAGTGCAAGGACTGCAGCAAAGTCTTCAGCCATCTGGCGACGTACCAGGCTCACTTGAAGTACTCGAGGCCCCATGCCTCCGATCAGATATTTAA atttcCGTGTCCGATGTGCAATAAGGGCTACCCGACGAAGCAGGCGATGCAAGATCACTTCAACTATCAACATCTGGGCAAGACCTCGCACAAGTGTCCCGTGTGCGATAAG CCGATTGCGTCCCACAAGAACGTCGAAAGGCATATGATGAGGGTCCACGGTGAGAAGAAGGTGAAGCCGAGGAACCACGTATGTCAGCAGTGTGGGAAGGGTTTCACT gaCAGAAAAGCCCTGACGCAGCACGAGGTCATCCACTCCGGCGACCGTCCTCTTTCCTGCGACATTTGCCAACAGACCTTCAAGCAGAAAGCCTCTCTATATACGCACAGGAAACGCGTGCATAAAGTCTTCCCGGCTAAACGAGTCGTCGAGTTCATGGACAATAAAAGCGACGTGTAG
- the LOC125075351 gene encoding sorting nexin-16, with amino-acid sequence MATVQKIESKLITLKENRPRDSMNNEISSTSSEDGSNSDAITKFNNFYKSRYTESTHSDNEVLESPRSVIQARNHYKSMGNITDPYRNNHTVQSSISNVDLSLHRSEIKKFESLRIPIVGYEVMEERARFTIYKLKVEDDKRDQSWLVFRRYTDFVRLYNRIKSEQPNLLLPLPGKRWFRDNFQPAFLEERVRGLQTFVNAILHMLPNHSVVREFFCLDDPPQVFSYQPEVQAVYGALEDSITTLKVQLKQKDATIMHLQKRVALLEDQIKNCPTCSTNKSANM; translated from the coding sequence ATGGCAACGGTACaaaaaattgaatcaaaattaataactttaaaagaaAACCGTCCGAGAGATAGTATGAACAATGAGATATCATCAACATCAAGTGAAGATGGATCCAATTCAGACGCTATCACGAAATTCAATAACTTCTACAAATCAAGATATACAGAATCAACTCATTCTGATAATGAAGTACTGGAATCACCAAGATCGGTGATACAAGCACGGAACCATTATAAATCTATGGGTAATATCACAGATCCATATAGAAATAATCATACCGTACAAAGTAGTATAAGCAACGTAGACCTAAGTCTCCATAGGagtgaaattaaaaagtttgaatCTCTTCGTATACCAATAGTTGGGTATGAAGTAATGGAGGAACGGGCTAGGTTCACGATATACAAGTTGAAAGTCGAAGATGATAAACGTGATCAATCCTGGCTAGTGTTTAGGAGGTATACGGATTTTGTCAGGTTATACAATCGTATAAAAAGCGAACAGCCAAACTTACTTCTACCGTTGCCTGGGAAACGTTGGTTTAGGGATAATTTTCAACCCGCATTCCTCGAAGAGAGGGTAAGAGGCTTGCAGACCTTCGTCAACGCGATCTTACACATGCTCCCGAATCATTCGGTTGTCAGAGAATTTTTCTGCCTGGATGATCCCCCCCAAGTGTTTAGCTATCAACCGGAAGTGCAAGCCGTTTACGGAGCTTTGGAAGATTCAATAACAACACTTAAAGTACAATTGAAGCAAAAGGATGCGACAATAATGCATTTACAAAAACGGGTCGCGCTTCTGGAAGATCAGATCAAGAACTGTCCTACTTGTAGTACAAATAAATCAGCTAATATGTAG